One stretch of Nomascus leucogenys isolate Asia chromosome 9, Asia_NLE_v1, whole genome shotgun sequence DNA includes these proteins:
- the GPR37L1 gene encoding G-protein coupled receptor 37-like 1, with amino-acid sequence MRWLWPLAVSLAVILAVGLSRVSGGAPLHLGRHRAETQEQQSRSKRGTEDEEAKGVQQYVPEEWAEYPRPIHPAGLQPTKPLVATSPNPDKDGGTPDSGQELRGNLTGAPGQRLQIQNPLYPVTESSYSAYAIMLLALVVFAVGIVGNLSVMCIVWHSYYLKSAWNSILASLALWDFLVLFFCLPIVIFNEITKQRLLGDVSCRAVPFMEVSSLGVTTFSLCALGIDRFHVATSTLPKVRPIERCQSILAKLAVIWVGSMTLAVPELLLWQLAQEPAPTMGTLDSCIMKPSASLPESLYSLVMTYQNARMWWYFGCYFCLPILFTVTCQLVTWRVRGPPGRKSECRASKHEQCESQLNSTVVGLTVVYAFCTLPENVCNIVVAYLSTELTRQTLDLLGLINQFSTFFKGAITPVLLLCICRPLGQAFLDCCCCCCCEECGRASEASAANGSDNKLKTEVSSSIYFHKPRESPPLLPLGTPC; translated from the exons ATGCGGTGGCTGTGGCCCCTGGCTGTCTCTCTTGCTGTGATTTTGGCTGTGGGGCTAAGCAGGGTCTCTGGGGGTGCCCCCCTGCACCTGGGCAGGCACAGAGCCGAGACCCAGGAGCAGCAGAGCCGATCCAAGAGGGGCACCGAGGATGAGGAGGCCAAGGGCGTGCAGCAGTATGTGCCTGAGGAGTGGGCAGAGTACCCCCGGCCCATTCACCCTGCTGGCCTGCAGCCCACCAAGCCCTTGGTGGCCACCAGCCCTAACCCCGACAAGGATGGGGGCACCCCAGACAGCGGGCAGGAACTGAGGGGCAATCTGACGGGGGCAccggggcagaggctgcagatcCAGAACCCCCTGTATCCGGTGACCGAGAGCTCCTACAGTGCCTATGCCATCATGCTTCTGGCGCTGGTGGTGTTTGCGGTGGGCATCGTGGGCAACCTGTCGGTCATGTGCATCGTGTGGCACAGCTATTACCTGAAGAGCGCCTGGAACTCCATCCTTGCCAGCCTGGCCCTCTGGGATTTTCTGGTCCTCTTTTTCTGCCTCCCTATTGTCATCTTCAACGAGATCACCAAGCAGAGGCTACTGGGTGACGTTTCTTGTCGGGCCGTGCCCTTCATGGAG GTCTCCTCTCTGGGAGTCACGACTTTCAGCCTCTGTGCCCTGGGCATTGACCGCTTCCACGTGGCCACCAGCACCCTGCCTAAGGTGAGGCCCATTGAGCGGTGCCAATCCATCCTGGCCAAGCTGGCTGTCATCTGGGTGGGCTCCATGACGCTGGCTGTGCCCGAGCTCCTGCTGTGGCAGCTGGCACAGGAGCCCGCCCCCACCATGGGCACCCTGGACTCGTGCATCATGAAACCCTCAGCCAGCCTGCCCGAGTCCCTGTACTCACTGGTGATGACCTACCAGAACGCCCGCATGTGGTGGTACTTTGGCTGCTACTTCTGCCTGCCCATCCTCTTCACGGTCACCTGCCAGCTGGTGACGTGGCGGGTGCGAGGCCCTCCAGGGAGGAAGTCAGAGTGCAGGGCCAGCAAGCACGAGCAGTGTGAGAGCCAGCTCAACAGCACCGTGGTGGGCCTGACCGTGGTCTACGCCTTCTGCACCCTCCCAGAGAACGTCTGCAACATCGTGGTGGCCTACCTCTCCACCGAGCTGACCCGCCAGACCCTGGACCTCCTGGGCCTCATCAACCAGTTCTCCACCTTCTTCAAGGGCGCCATCACCCCGGTGCTGCTCTTATGCATCTGCAGGCCGCTGGGCCAGGCCTTCCTggactgctgctgctgctgctgctgtgaggAGTGTGGCAGGGCTTCGGAGGCCTCCGCCGCCAATGGGTCAGACAACAAGCTTAAGACCGAGGTGTCCTCTTCCATCTACTTCCACAAGCCCAGGGAGTCACCCCCGCTGCTGCCCCTGGGCACACCTTGCTGA